The DNA segment gtaaattttatgctgaactttgatattttttcttaatttctATTGTTTTCTTAATTTCTAATTTGATGCATTGTGATTTTAAGGGACTCCCAAATGCTGGAAAGTCAACCCTTCTGGCAGCTATCACATTTGCAAAACCTGATATAGCCGATTATCCATTTACAACGTTGATGCCAAATCTAGGACGCCTTAATGGTGATCCCAGTTTGGGGGCTGGGCAGTTTTCATCTGAGGCGACTTTGGCAGATTTGCCTGGTCTCATTGAAGGTGCACATTTGGGAAAGGTATTCATTCTAGTTGTATTTCGTTTACAATCTTGGTGTTTACTAAACTTTCTCATTCTTCAGTATCTTGGTTTTGTAATTTTCAGTTCATCGACTAACTGTAAATTTTATGCACACCTTCTTAATTTCCAGGGTCTTGGTCGCAACTTTTTGAGGCATTTGAGGAGGACTAGGATGTTGGTCCATGTTGTCGATGCAGCTGCTGAGGATCCTATACGCGATTACAGGACAGTGAAAGAGGTAAGACACCAATCTCTACAAATCCTTGAACAACGGATTCTTGGTACTCCGCTAAATCCAATTGCTTTTTACGATTTAAATAGTGGGTGCTGATGCATTTTCTTTTCACAAGAATGTCTCTGGATATTTTTTGTGACTAGGATCATATGCGTTCCTATGAAGTTACGAGTGCGTCAATTTTGCAGGAACTGCGTATGTACAATCCTGATTACCTTGAACGACCTCACATTGTGGTTCTAAATAAAATCGACAAACCTGAGGTGTGTGTGCTTGAGTTTTCTTTGCTTGTAGAGATGTTCTTTTCTTAACGAAAAAAGGCTATTCCCTTTACATGTTACCTATCCTAGTTAATCTGCTTCTCCGCTCCATAGGCAATGGAAAGGCTTCCACATTTAAAAGAAGAAATCAAGAGAATAGGACGAGATAAGATAGATTTGCAGAGTCACGCTTCTTTCGAAACTGCTGCCCCTCCCAGTTCCACCGATGAAGGAAAAGTGAAGGAAATTGATGAATACCCGCGACCTCTTGCAGTCGTCGGTGTCAGTGTTTTGTAAGTTCTTTATTTACTTTAGTTCCTGCACAGCCATACATGTTCAGTTGAATTCTTGATGATTGACACATCATATCTCGCAATCtttattttcaattattatGCTATAAAACGGTGATGCTTGGGAATTACATTCGGTTTTTGAACAAGTCTGGAATAAACATCTCCTTGTGTCATTTGTTGCAGGAAAGGTATGAAGGTTAATGAAATGCTGAAGGAGATAAGGGCAGCCTTGCAGAAATGCAGAGATGGTGCTGAATAAGAGCAATTTGTCAGCAGCATCTTCATGAATCCCATCCGGCAACGGTCTGGTTGATGATTTCAATTTTGGTTATGAAATCGATATTTCTCACAGCTCATGTGATGGATCTCATTGGAATTTTCGGGTTCACGACTTGAGACTCAACACATTACTGGTTCGTGCCTTGTCTGTCTAATAGTGCTCGGACTTGGGTGCCTTGAAGGCCACGACAACCTCCACGGCCTTTTTCAGTGTCGCGGCGGCATGGGTTTGATCATGCAGATTTGGCTAACATCTTATTGGAAATGAGCCTTTTTCACTACATGGAGGAATTAATGTATTTATCAAATAGTAAATGAATTGATCTGTTAAGTAATTCTCGGAAATATAATCAATAGACGATAATTGATGTATATGATATAGGGATGGTAATGGGATGTGGTGGGTTTACCATCCCAGCCTTGAATTAAAACCGTGCTCCATTTCTTGGTTTTATCTAATCGGAGAAACTCTGGAAACCAGAAAGTCTAAAATTGATTAAAATCCCAATCGAATTTTAAACGCAAAACTTTGAAAGCGATAAAAGAAGAAACAGTGAATTGGATTTATAGAGAAATTAGAAATTTCATCTCTGCTTTGTAAATGAGGAGGATTATGGGTGGTTTATAGTTTATTTTTCTTTGTATGAGATGAGTGAGACATTTATttgttcatattttttttagtttatgtttatCATAACTTCTCCAAGCTCACGAAAAAATCAATGGGTCTAAACTCTaatctaatttttattttttcgaaaAATCGCTAATATTTAATCAGTATCTTTTTGCGATTGAGACACATGTTATACATgtgtaacataaaaaataaaatttaagtaaatagaaattgaaaaaaaaaaaaaagaaggaatAAACGCTATACGGGGTGGAAAGAAGTTGATAAGTATTTCTATGATTTTTAAATCGAATATTATAATTGATTCTATGTAGAAATAGAGTAATTTTGGTTTCGATTTGTTTGCCTGTTAAAAATATAAAGAATTGATAGTTTTATGGTCTAGATATGTAATTTGACGTCAGTGTCATTTTGACGATCAATTAATATAAGAGTTTATCAAGTTTTTatatatttacttttactatattataatgcACACAACTATTAGAGAAACTGAATCTGATTAAAAATGTGAACGGACAAAATtgccattatttttttttctttgatccAAAATCAGAAGGGCtacttcaaaagaaaaaaaaatcacaaggGTGCAAAAAAATGATTCAACCAAACCCAACCTCCCCTGCTGCACCTTTCCTCCCATGTTTCTTTATCCCTTATCCTCGATTCTTCCCCACGTTTTCAGTTTTCATTTTTCAACTTACAATTTATGTAAATTCATGATATTAAATCTTATATCTTACTCATTAATTAATATAAGATATCATACGATTGtattcaaatattatattacacACGCAACACGTGTGTCCCATgactaatatatattaaaatacacGACTAATATTTGCGGTGTtacattattataataattaatattttattgttattataaTTATCATCATCGCGGCGAGTTAGATGATGTGGATAGTATCTCCATATTCGCCCGAATAACGTGTCTCCATACTCGTCTATTTCGAGTTTTACCTGTGGAGTCCAAACCCGTAAAGAAAATTATCGTCTCAATATGAtgtttacacacacacacatatatatatatatataaacagaaaaaccacataaaaataaaaataaaagaatttttCCGTCCAAAAGTCATTTTCAAAAATAGTAAAGAGATCcgtattaaattaaaaaaatacaaatacaatattattgaatttaaaattataaatagataTAGTATTTAATATTCTAAAAATAAGATGATATTATCAgtgataaaatatttcatctaaaaaatttaatatagataaaaaaaaatacgattgaattaaaacaaaatttaaaatagtctTTTTTGGgattaaacaaaatttaattattttcttttaataagGTTGTTGTTTTTCTTATATGCATATATACAcaacaaatattcaaaaaaaaaaaaagatgatatCATGAGTGATAGcgtatttaatataaattttttaaaatatagataaaatacgattgaaattaaacaaaattgaaaataacatttttcatgatcgaacaaaatttaatttttgctcTTAATAGGTTGGTAGCTTTTcttatatatacacacacgcaACAAagattcaaaaataaaagataatattatgagtgatatatttaatctaaaaatttaaaatatagataaaaatacgattgcattaaaaaaattaattgaagtGTCATtcttatgaaattttatttttaataggaTGGTTGTTTTGAAATAATGCATTATTATGagtaaattatgaattttataaaataagatGTTAAGATATTTTCAAGTTTTATATATTTCAATTGGTTTTAGAAAATCGAACCTTTAAAGAGTTTTGTATCGTATGCATATACAatagatagattataattttttttcattatcattctattttgtttatttaattttatatacttttcatattaattttttattatatctaatataaaatattttatattaactgTAAACTCATCTTATCAAGCTATTATATAgaacttattatttttatcacGAATTACATAAATATCCCCCGATCAAGCTTACGAAATTTATCCCAATTAATTTTGGATCAATGTACCTAATTTCCCATTCACCCCGCTTCTCACAAAAGACAAGAATATCCCATGCCGTATCCATTGTGGCCTTCTAGACAAGAGTCAACCCATAtatcataaattgcaattttatataatattataatttaaagtaAATGGATCGTTAAGTTACGATATTATATATCtctactatattataatagttgAAGGCATTAGAAAAACTGTTTTTGGTGTGGCATGGAGATACCAAATTTTTTTCCCATTTTGCCCTTTTCttaagtaatttattttttttagaaaagtcTCTTAAGTAATTTAAACAAAACTTCTCTACTAAAAAAAACTCAACGAccgtaaaaaaaatacataattattttataaaattgggTTTTCGATCcacaatttatatatatatatatatatatatatatatataatgttacACACgcgttatatatataatgttacATACGCAACGCGTGTGTTGCGATGACTAGTATTATATAAAGGTTGATGGCGTTTGAATAACTGTTTTTTGGTGTGTCATGTCACACCaaaaatatctttcaattttaatcttttaatccaCATTTTCTCCACTTTTTTTCTTCTACCTTTTTGAATATATTATCTTTCCAATAACTAATTTTCAActactaaataatatattatttcataaataaaaaatcatgaaatataatatattatatcacacaTGCAACTGCGTCTCAGCTTGTGCTTCTATCGTTAGTTAGGATAATGTTAGATGTACATATACTTTCTATTAAATTATAAAAGTATGCaaaatcttttttaaaaattcgtTCATTTCAACTTACAATTGTTTGTCttgctaattttttttaataaaacatattattttttattttattttttattgtacatTTGTAAAGTTGTCAAAATTAAATCTAACTCGAGTCAATCAGAAAAATATAGGATTAGGGTTGAagtttttgagtttgagtcAAATTGAGTTAGACCCGAAATTTGACTTCAAAAATTTAATCGATTTGGATCATATTTGGGTCATCTCGAAATGacccaaatatttttttaatagaattaaaaaatatttactaagtttttatatattgtatgtttaAAAGAAAATTATTGTATATTGTATCATAGATTTTCatcatttaataattattttgtaaaatttttatttttaaaaataattgtttattttgtgtagtattttaaattttgtacaattaaactttcaaatttaaattatatatacacGATATTTTGTTTCTAtgtatttaaatcaaaatatattgattattgttattattattattattattattattattatgtgtattaaattattttgttaaaaaataaaaataaaaaaatcaaatcgagTTGCTTTGAGTTGATCGGTTTAGTCGGATTCGAGTTTGAGTTGGttatttttggatttattcaGGTTCAAGTTGAAAATTTTTTTAGCAATACTTTGTCGGTCGTCAACCTAAATCGAGTCCATCTGTCCCACCCGAATTTACACCCTTATTCAGTTTCACAAGATCTATATTGAGATAATTATACAAAGATCAAGAAAAATAGATATAATTAATCctcaatttgaaaaaaaaaaaaagatggataatttttaaattttaattttttataatctaaattaaatttgaaacatTATTATTCAAGATCATATCTATCTATactacatatataaataaataaattataaatcaaGAGCACCTTAGTGGTCTTTTGATATGACCTCCCTCGTGATTTTACCCTTGGATGGTTATGTAATTacgaaaatgtcattttattatttttttgacttttatgaatatttatttacaaaaatttcattttttattttactatttattattattattatttatttttagttaaaaaaataGACAATAGAAGACACGCAATGCGTGCGTTGAAGTACTAATATATTATAAAGAAGCAATGTAGCGGGAATCTTTGCAAATAACTACTAGTgtaaaaaaaaagttattaaaGGTTTTTAAAATCAACTAAAATTTATATAAGAAATATTTCCCTTAGCAGTGATGACTGATGTATAGCAAGCAATTTAAGTAATAGATTATTGAATTACGAGAGGAAAACATTGACTTGAAGTGTAAACGCACAATTATTTTTCTGAAACACACAcagtttaaaaataataataataataaaaaaaataaacaaataataataataataataataataataataataataataataataataataataataataataataataataataataataataataataataataataataataataataataagagacCTTGGAATTCGAACTTTTTTGTGATAAACATCATTAAATGAATTTGGATAAAATTAAAATAGCAGAAAATTCAACCtgcaacataaaaaaaaaacataaaattactTTCAAATATAGATCGAGTGTGACACCATTCTATCACGAAACATTTACATGTATattaaacttctcaatattccCAAATGGGCAGGCCTGACCTTATATAAGGCCAAAGAGGCCTCCACCTCAGGGCTGGCCTTGGAAGGggcctaattttttttaaaaaaaattatatacacaattttgaaattcaaaaaaaaaaatcctaaccaatgttaaataaaaaataccatatttaatatatttttataattgatCAAGCCTAATTTTTTTTCCAAGTTTTTgttgaataatttaaaaaatatcaagaaacttttgagttttttttttaaatttttttggagaAATTAACGAATAAACATTAAGATTGAAGGAGTTTTGTATGAAGCTTCAACTATTTTTTTAGTAATAATTGACGTTCAGACATTAATGGTGAGAAGTTTGGAGTTGATTGTCGTAAAATGTTATTAACAAATGAAAAAGATTAACTGATAAGCTACAATATTTGACAAAAGTGAATGGTTTATTTCTAAATACTAATATTGCCTATAAATTTTGTTAACCATatcagaaacagttatatcatccaaaaaaaaaatcttttcaaGTTGAAGTAATCGAGAATTATATTTGATCAAAAATGTTACATAGTATATTAACTAAAAGGGTTAAGTCATATTGTATATTGACAAAATGATTTGACAACTAGATTACATGGATTTGAAGAATATTATCACATCTAAAACATCTATATGATAGTAGTATTTATGTAATTGTTTCAAATATTTGTTGACATATTATTGAATCATATTTGTTATTTACGAATCGAATTTTACCCCGTATTTTATCAAACTCGATCAGGTACGGCTTTGCAAATGGgatggtaaaaaaaaaacacagccACCATATAGCTCCTTATTGTTTGGAGGTAGGAACAAAAGCAGAGATCGAAGAAATAAACTTGAAACTTATCTCATGCATCTCCAGCAAGCAAATTAAATTACATTACAGTGACGCACAAGGTGATGTCAAAAGTAATGAAATTGAGGCACatgatgaatatatatatatcttcatCCTCGTCCCTTGGCGCCACCTGAGcttcatatttttttctttttctttttaaaaattgGGAAATAAATAAAGACACGATAATTAAATCCAGTTTCTCTGTTGCCAAGTATGAGTCTCACACTCCTCCCCCGGAGACACGTATATGTACTTCAAACCCTTTAGTCTATCTCTTCATTCCCCACCTATAAATTAATGCTTTCCTCCACCCCTTTTCTCTATTTCACCAGCGCTCCTTTTTCTTGCTCATCCCAACAAATGTTGAAATCGAATAATATTTCTGCTTCTGGGGGAGGAGACGAGAAAAGGGTGGTTCATCGGAAAACTAGTGCGCAGGCTAGTTCAAGAAAAGGATGCATGAGAGGGAAAGGTGGCCCGGAGAACGCCTCGTGCACTTACAAAGGTGTGAGGCAACGCACGTGGGGGAAATGGGTGTCCGAGATACGCGAGCCCAACCGCGGCCAGCGTGTCTGGCTCGGGACTTTCGACACCTCGTACGACGCCGCCGTCGCCTACGACGTCGCCGCGCGGAAGCTCTACGGCCCCGACACGAAGCTCAACCTGCCCCATTTGTACCAGCTGCAGGAAAGTGATCATCATCAGAACCAATCATCTCCGCCTGATCAAGAAAACGGTTCGAGTGGCGGCGGCCGCGCGCAGGAGGAGATGGCAACCGTGGATTGCGGTGCGAATCTGAATGTGAATTTGCCGGAGTTTGATGATTCGTCGCTGTGGGCAGAGGCTGCCAAGGATACTTCTTTCAGGATCGTGGATGATCTCGGGGCTTTCGGGACTCATTTGGACCCTGCAGGAAAAGATAGTAATGGTGTCCCTTTCGCATGGatcttttaattaaataaaataattgtttcGGAAGCTGTGAGATTTTATAATAAActcatatctatatatatataaatatatattgtttCATTTGTGGTGATCAAATAGCTATGTCTATATGTATATAGTATTGTTGTATGTAAAAGGTTAGAAAATCATCATCATATGATTTGTGCAGTGGATTATATGTGATTAAGGAGTCTTTGTATAGTATTAGTAGTATTAATTGCAGCATGCACATTTGATTAATTAAAGATAAATATTCTAATTTTATAGCTCTATATATGCAGAGACTCGTCTTTCTAGCTAGTTATTATTTTGAGTCATTAATTAATTGCAGACGTTAAAATTGAGAATTATATATAGGAGTACAATTAAAGTTTGGATATGATGGAATTTTGCAAGTGTTTTTACggtttatgtcaaaattattttagttcattattttgttatttgtttttttGGCCTACGAAACATTGACGTAAGGCGTTACGTGTATAATGTCACGTTAAGATTTTCGATGATGTAAGGCGGTGCAATGTCACGTCAAGATTTTTTATGAAAAAGACTAAGAGCGTTGTATGTAATATCACGGATGGGAATGTTGCGTACTTGTGTTTGACGTGTGTAGTGTTTCATTCGACGTGTGTAAAGTCgcgttatgattttttttatggaaAAAGACTAATATTGTTATGTCATGTGTATTTATAATGTTACGTTATAATTTTCGATGAAAAAAGGGGTAATGTTTTGCAGTGTGTATAATGTTACGTTATAATTTTTGATGAAAAAAGACTCATCGATTGATACTGTTGAGTGTAATATCATGTTAcaattggaaaaaaataaaatatgaagaaaaaaaaaaattagtagtaTCGTGTGCATTGTCACAGACGGGATCACGAGAATGTTCTGTTTGACATGCATGTAGAATGTCATGTTAGGATTTTCGATCAAAAATACTAATAATGTTATGTAGTGTGTAGTGTCGCGAGGATTttcaaaaaacataaaaaaaaaaaaaaaagagggtggggggggggggggggggggcggggGGGGTGGAAAGCTAATAATGTTGTGTCAGGTATGTAATGCcgtattaaaaattaaaattaaaataataaattgaaaGGCATTATTGATGGAacaataaaaactaaaattataataataaaatgaaaGGCACAGGagtaaaattgaaagatatatcgtaaaattgaaatttgaattaaaagattaaacaaatataaaaaaattggcAGAAGAATCAGGAGTAGACCAATTTTCTTCTCGTAACTTAGTTTCAGAACGTGTAATAACTTTATTTAACTTGTAGATAATTTATATGATATTTATAAAGGTGAATTGTCTTAAAATCCTCGATACCAATTGCAACTTTACGATCAGTTTCTCGGTCAAATGTATTCCCACTTCCTGACTAAtcttgtttctttgttttgacTTTCCATGTACATCAAATTACCCAATTGTCCTTATTTTAATTGAAACCCACAAATAACAttccttatttttttttatttatttgggtTTTCATTCTCTTTCCATCGTGTTTCAGTACCAAACTTCAACCCTAACCCCAAACATGGAAGAGATCGTGCAAGAGAAATCTACTGACCGTGTGCCAGTAATCGGTTAGGCTCCGTATCTAAATTTGAGACACATGAGCTTATTCTTCCTTTACCATAGTCCATCGATTTTTCTCttcgttttttgttttttgaatcTTGGTGTACATCGTGCGGATTAAATCCGTAGACCTTGAAGTTAATAATTGGTGAGGCTAAACGACTCTTGAAGTTAGAATTGCATATTTGAAAAAAACCAATCAAGGTGAGTTGTCGTAAATCTTTATGAATTTCTTATCTTAAATTGCATcgttttttattgaatttttcttTTATCTGTTTCAGTTAATGATTTTTTGATATTGTGACTATTATTGTGCGAATTTCTATAAATTTTTAACATTTTGTGAATTCAACCGATTTCAATTCTAATATTTATGGTTTAGTATTATTATTGGTTTTGTGTTTCATGTATCTAAATTCTTTATGGCTAATCTAAATATATTTAGATTTTTCGATGCATAGGATTTTATCCTCAAATTTTATTGTTGATTTTTGTaatgaaaaatttaaatcatttttaataatcACTAAAAACATTTCAGAATATTGAAGCGTCAAAGTTTGTCTGAGAATTCTTTATACGTGTTCatcttaacaaaatattttaatctaAAGTTTGCTTGATTGCAATTAAATGTGTTCATCTTTACAGGAATACAATTTTATCCTTAAAATTTATTGTTTAGTTagttatttaataaaaaaattatttattttttaaattttgtttgaaaATGATTTTCTTTATTGAAAAAGTGGATGTGTTCCTCTTTACAGGAATACAATTtacttaaatttattttttattttctttaatgaaaaatttgttaactttttttaaaattgtttgaAAATTCTTTAGAGTATTGAAACGTGCATATCAATTAAGTTATTATTGTATATTAGGTTCAACATGGAATCTGGAAGTGGGTCTTGCAACCTTTTATTTTTGGGTAGTTGTAAGTGCAAGAAGCAGCTATTTGTGATTTTAATATTCAGCGGTTGTAGTTTGATGGATATATTTGTGAAGCTTGAAAAAAAATGTGCTGAGATTACTCCAGAATCTATGATTCTGCAATACTTAGCTCCGCAACACAAGATGTACGTGACTTTGAATGACGACGACGATGTCCTAAATATGATTCATCTTCATATGTGTATGAAGCTTACCATGATTGAATTGAGGGCGGAGAGTAAAAGCGAACATTTCAGCGGCCTAAATTTTGAGAGGTAAAATATATTAGATTGGTCtccatattttattttgatttttttaatattttcattacATCTTCTAAGCTTGACATCgtgcaaaatttgaaaatattatggtTATATAATTTGTGTTCTagtattataatataaatacattTTTCTTGAAGATTATTGCTTAGTAAAGACTGATATATAGTTGAATGCATATTTAGCAAAAGTGCACATGATATGAATTATTTggcaatattaatattatttaaatccaATATTCGACATTGTGTAGGTTAAGTACTTATTTGTATATCTTGCACTTAACAAGTTTATATCAAATTGGCAAGGGTGGTTGATGAAGAAGACAGACAATCAAATAGTGGTAATGAAGCCGATCAAGCCGCGTTGTGCAATACACTAGATGTTTGGATTAATTGTATCCGTGGTATAGGTCAAACATTCAAGGATGTTGCTGAATTTAGAAGATGTGTTAAAAATTATGCTATTGCTACAAGACAATCATTTTTATACAGAAAAAATGATAGCAAAAAAGTCATTGCTACTTGTACTGAAAAGAGTTGTGGATGGAGTTGGTTTTGTTACTGGTTATAGACCGTTGATATTTTTGGATGAGACTCATATAAAGAATAAGTATAAAGGTTGTATTCTACTTGTTGTGTCGAAGGATGCGAATGATGATCTTTTCACAATTGCTTATTCTGTAGTGGATGCGAAGAATGATATAAATTGGGAATGGTTTTGTTATCACTTGAGAAGTGTTCTGCTTTCATATCAAAGCATTCCATTCAGTGAGtacactttttttttcttctgacAGACATCCTGGTATTATCAAGGCAGTTAAGCTACTATTTACGGGAAGTCACCATGCATATTGTTTGAGACATTTAGTTGATAATTTTGTGAAGCAGGTAAATAGTCAGTTACTTACTCTTATAtagatgattattttttatttgtatataaatatatgtttttaatctgtttttttatgattttaggtGTTGCGAAGCTAtccaaaacataataaaaaacatTGGTCTTCAGTTTTCAAGAAAGCTGCGTATGCTCCATCTTTGAAAGAATATGAACAACATATAAACAATATCCTAGAGTCCATGCCACTTTCTAGGGATTTTATTGTAAATTCTGAGCCACAAAGTTGGGCAAATGCATTGTTTCTTGGTGATAGATGGGGTGTTATAAATAATAACATAGCAGAGTGTTGGAATAATTGGATTAAAGCAGCTCGGTATCTCCCTATTGTGGGTATGGTGGACCATATACGTGTGCAAATCATGAACATGATGCACCGTCGACGTGAATCAACATCGGTGATGGTTAAAGAATTAAGCCCGAAAAAAGAGAAGGCTATTGCTTGCGTATATGTGAATCTCGAAAGTTGAGAGTGAACCGGTCTTGTAATTGGAGGTTTGAAGTGGTTGACGGTGAAAAATCATTTGCTATTGATTTAATAGGCATGACTTGTTCATGTAGATATTGGAAAACCAATAAGATTTCATGCAAGCATGCTTGTGCCGCTATTGAGTCAAAGTCAATGTCGTTTTATGATTTTTGCGACAAGTATTTCAAAATTGAGATGTACCGGAAAGCATACAAAGGAATTATCAATCCTATCCCGACTTTTGACATGGATGAGTCTTATGTTGATGATGAAAATTTAATCAATGCTCCTGATGTGAGAAGTCAGCCAGGCCGTAGGAGGACTAAGAGGATACCATCGCAAGTGGAATCACGTGTTTCAAAGTGTAGTCGTTGTCATACGGGAGGCCACAACCGGCGTAGCTGCAAAGAAGCTATAAACTAGCTATTAATGTTTGACGTATATGATGTTTCAATATTTTAGTTACTACTAAATATATTTCAGCTAGTTTCGTTTTAATATTACTCTTTTATAGTTTATGACAGACACCTGAAATATTATTTAACATGTGAACATGAAAAAGAGAGGGATAGAAGGAGAATCAAGGATGCTGATACCTGTGAAAAGACGTACACGTTCAAGTGGAAACATTGGTGGTTTAcgcattatgtgatttttttgtCTTTGGAAATATTGTCAGAGACTTGGTTTGCTTTG comes from the Henckelia pumila isolate YLH828 chromosome 1, ASM3356847v2, whole genome shotgun sequence genome and includes:
- the LOC140865977 gene encoding dehydration-responsive element-binding protein 2D-like yields the protein MLKSNNISASGGGDEKRVVHRKTSAQASSRKGCMRGKGGPENASCTYKGVRQRTWGKWVSEIREPNRGQRVWLGTFDTSYDAAVAYDVAARKLYGPDTKLNLPHLYQLQESDHHQNQSSPPDQENGSSGGGRAQEEMATVDCGANLNVNLPEFDDSSLWAEAAKDTSFRIVDDLGAFGTHLDPAGKDSNGVPFAWIF